A genome region from Cucumis sativus cultivar 9930 chromosome 4, Cucumber_9930_V3, whole genome shotgun sequence includes the following:
- the LOC101210431 gene encoding putative nucleobase-ascorbate transporter 10 isoform X1, translating to MTNKPTEDPLQPHPVKEQLPGIQYCINSPPPWPEAFVLGFQHYVLTLGFSVLIPSLIVPQMGGGNVEKAKVIQTLLFVSGLNTLFQSLFGTRLPVVVVGSYAYLIPTISIVLAKRYTSLTDPQDRFIQTMQGIQGALIVASCFQMVMGFLGFWRNTVRFFSPLSVVPCVTFTGLGLYHFGFPMLARCVEIGLPGLIIIVFISQYLPHLLKTKKPIYDRYSVLFSIVIIWLYAQLLTSSTVYNHKPTTTQKSCRTDQAGLLSTAPWIYIPYPFQWGGPTFNAGEAFAMMAASVVSLFESTGTFFAASRYGSATPVPASIIGRGSGWLGVGVLLNGMFGSLTGTCASVENAGLLALTRVGSRRVIQISAGFMIFFSVFGKFGALFASIPLPIIAALYCVFFGYVSSSGLGFLQFCNLNSFRTKFILGTSFFLGLSIPQYFREYYRRDLNLSEHIYSGHGWFNDVVVVIFMSHATIASLVALILDCTLFRENDATRKDSGLHWWEKFCLYSSDVRNDEFYALPFCLNKLFPSV from the exons ATGACTAATAAACCTACTGAAGATCCGCTTCAACCTCACCCGGTGAAAGAGCAGCTACCCGGAATTCAATATTGCATCAACAGTCCTCCTCCATGGC CGGAGGCCTTTGTGTTGGGTTTTCAGCATTATGTATTGACACTTGGTTTCAGTGTTCTGATTCCTAGTTTGATTGTTCCTCAAATGGGTGGTGGCAAT GTTGAGAAGGCCAAAGTGATTCAAACCTTGCTATTTGTTTCGGGATTGAACACATTATTTCAGTCTTTGTTTGGGACTAGATTACCAGTTGTGGTTGTGGGTTCATATGCATATCTTATTCCTACAATCTCCATTGTTCTGGCTAAGAGATACACTTCCTTGACAGATCCTCAAGAT AGATTCATTCAGACTATGCAAGGAATTCAAGGAGCTCTCATAGTGGcttcatgttttcaaatggttaTGGGTTTCCTCGGCTTCTGGAGGAATACTGTGAG GTTTTTCAGCCCTCTTTCTGTGGTTCCATGTGTTACTTTCACTGGACTTGGTCTGTATCATTTTGGTTTTCCAATG cTGGCAAGATGTGTAGAAATTGGACTTCCTGGGctgattattatagttttcatCTCACAG TATCTTCCTCatttattgaaaacaaaaaagccaATCTATGATCGATATTCAGTGTTGTTTTCAATTGTAATCATCTGGCTATATGCACAACTCTTAACTTCAAGCACCGTTTATAATCACAAGCCCACAACAACTCAGAAAAGTTGTCGCACTGATCAAGCTGGACTTTTGAGTACTGCTCCTTG GATTTACATTCCCTATCCATTTCAATGGGGAGGTCCAACTTTCAATGCTGGAGAAGCCTTTGCAATGATGGCTGCTTCTGTTGTTTCCCTCTTCGAG AGTACCGGAACATTTTTTGCTGCATCAAGATATGGCAGTGCAACTCCAGTGCCTGCATCCATCATCGGCCGAGGTAGCGGTTGGCTG GGAGTTGGAGTTTTGCTCAATGGCATGTTTGGTTCTCTCACTGGCACTTGTGCATCTGT GGAAAATGCTGGTCTATTAGCTTTAACAAGAGTTGGTAGCAGAAGGGTCATCCAAATATCAGCTGGCTTCATGATATTCTTCTCTGTATTTG GGAAATTCGGAGCACTTTTTGCCTCAATTCCTCTTCCAATTATTGCTGCCTTGTATTGTGTCTTTTTCGGCTATGTCT CCTCTTCTGGGCTTGGTTTTCTCCAATTCTGTAATTTGAACAGTTTCagaacaaaatttatcttGGGCACCTCCTTCTTTTTGGGTTTGTCAATACCACAATACTTCAGAGAATATTATCGCCGAGATTTGAATTTATCAGAGCACATTTACTCTGGCCATGGATGG TTTAATGATGTGGTCGTCGTGATCTTCATGTCTCACGCAACAATAGCATCTTTGGTTGCTTTAATTTTGGATTGCACACTTTTTCGAGAAAACGATGCAACTCGGAAAGACAGTGGGTTACATTGGTGGGAGAAGTTTTGCTTATACAGTTCAGATGTAAGAAATGATGAATTCTATGCATTGCCGTTCTGCTTGAATAAGCTATTCCCATCAGTATAA
- the LOC101210431 gene encoding putative nucleobase-ascorbate transporter 10 isoform X2 — translation MTNKPTEDPLQPHPVKEQLPGIQYCINSPPPWPEAFVLGFQHYVLTLGFSVLIPSLIVPQMGGGNVEKAKVIQTLLFVSGLNTLFQSLFGTRLPVVVVGSYAYLIPTISIVLAKRYTSLTDPQDRFIQTMQGIQGALIVASCFQMVMGFLGFWRNTVRFFSPLSVVPCVTFTGLGLYHFGFPMLARCVEIGLPGLIIIVFISQYLPHLLKTKKPIYDRYSVLFSIVIIWLYAQLLTSSTVYNHKPTTTQKSCRTDQAGLLSTAPWIYIPYPFQWGGPTFNAGEAFAMMAASVVSLFESTGTFFAASRYGSATPVPASIIGRGSGWLGVGVLLNGMFGSLTGTCASVENAGLLALTRVGSRRVIQISAGFMIFFSVFGKFGALFASIPLPIIAALYCVFFGYVSSSGLGFLQFCNLNSFRTKFILGTSFFLGLSIPQYFREYYRRDLNLSEHIYSGHGWFNDVVVVIFMSHATIASLVALILDCTLFRENDATRKDSGLHWWEKFCLYSSDWK, via the exons ATGACTAATAAACCTACTGAAGATCCGCTTCAACCTCACCCGGTGAAAGAGCAGCTACCCGGAATTCAATATTGCATCAACAGTCCTCCTCCATGGC CGGAGGCCTTTGTGTTGGGTTTTCAGCATTATGTATTGACACTTGGTTTCAGTGTTCTGATTCCTAGTTTGATTGTTCCTCAAATGGGTGGTGGCAAT GTTGAGAAGGCCAAAGTGATTCAAACCTTGCTATTTGTTTCGGGATTGAACACATTATTTCAGTCTTTGTTTGGGACTAGATTACCAGTTGTGGTTGTGGGTTCATATGCATATCTTATTCCTACAATCTCCATTGTTCTGGCTAAGAGATACACTTCCTTGACAGATCCTCAAGAT AGATTCATTCAGACTATGCAAGGAATTCAAGGAGCTCTCATAGTGGcttcatgttttcaaatggttaTGGGTTTCCTCGGCTTCTGGAGGAATACTGTGAG GTTTTTCAGCCCTCTTTCTGTGGTTCCATGTGTTACTTTCACTGGACTTGGTCTGTATCATTTTGGTTTTCCAATG cTGGCAAGATGTGTAGAAATTGGACTTCCTGGGctgattattatagttttcatCTCACAG TATCTTCCTCatttattgaaaacaaaaaagccaATCTATGATCGATATTCAGTGTTGTTTTCAATTGTAATCATCTGGCTATATGCACAACTCTTAACTTCAAGCACCGTTTATAATCACAAGCCCACAACAACTCAGAAAAGTTGTCGCACTGATCAAGCTGGACTTTTGAGTACTGCTCCTTG GATTTACATTCCCTATCCATTTCAATGGGGAGGTCCAACTTTCAATGCTGGAGAAGCCTTTGCAATGATGGCTGCTTCTGTTGTTTCCCTCTTCGAG AGTACCGGAACATTTTTTGCTGCATCAAGATATGGCAGTGCAACTCCAGTGCCTGCATCCATCATCGGCCGAGGTAGCGGTTGGCTG GGAGTTGGAGTTTTGCTCAATGGCATGTTTGGTTCTCTCACTGGCACTTGTGCATCTGT GGAAAATGCTGGTCTATTAGCTTTAACAAGAGTTGGTAGCAGAAGGGTCATCCAAATATCAGCTGGCTTCATGATATTCTTCTCTGTATTTG GGAAATTCGGAGCACTTTTTGCCTCAATTCCTCTTCCAATTATTGCTGCCTTGTATTGTGTCTTTTTCGGCTATGTCT CCTCTTCTGGGCTTGGTTTTCTCCAATTCTGTAATTTGAACAGTTTCagaacaaaatttatcttGGGCACCTCCTTCTTTTTGGGTTTGTCAATACCACAATACTTCAGAGAATATTATCGCCGAGATTTGAATTTATCAGAGCACATTTACTCTGGCCATGGATGG TTTAATGATGTGGTCGTCGTGATCTTCATGTCTCACGCAACAATAGCATCTTTGGTTGCTTTAATTTTGGATTGCACACTTTTTCGAGAAAACGATGCAACTCGGAAAGACAGTGGGTTACATTGGTGGGAGAAGTTTTGCTTATACAGTTCAGAT TGGAAGTGA